TAATGCCAGGGTAACTCACCTGCTGTGGAAAAGGCTTTTTCTCCCCCGCTGCATAGGTGCTCTGTGATGGCGCGATTGATCCTGCACCAGCCAATAAGACGGCAATGACCAGACTGACAAGTGCCTTGTACCTTTTACTCCGTTTTGGACTGGACCCTGTTGTTGAATCAGTTGTTGCTGAAAATTGTGCGTAAACATTGAGCTCTGTTCGGGTGTTAACCCTCGTCCTTGTCTGAAACATCGCAATTCCTCCTTTAAGTGTGTGTGATTCATGTGCCGCTTGTGCCGAATGAACTACAACATGGGAAGATGTGTTATGTCTAAATCAAGGATGTCTCATGCTTGTATAATATTACATTTATTGAAAATAATAAACTAGATTCGAATTCACAAATATCTATGCATGATGCATGTACAGGAGGAACCAGCCTATGACAAGCCACAATCAAGATCATTCCCAGGATGAAGCGAAGCTTCGGAATGAAATGGACCCTTCCGGCGACTCATTACAGGAGAAGCAGAAAATGAAGCAAGGCGTCGATATTGAGCCTGAAGCTGATGAATGGGTCGCAAAACCAGCTGCATTTACCGATACGGATAAGGAATAATCAACAGCTTGACATGAAATCCGCTGCAGCGAAGAAGCTGGGCGGATTTTATCGTTTCTGGTCGCCATCCATAGATCATTTATTGACGTTGTTGTTATACAGGTTGCCGCCGCCAATCCGCACATCATCATGGGCTGTCGTCCCCGTTGCCGCACTGGTGGCATACACGACATAACCAACTGAATCATCCAGATTGATCGTGTTATGTTCAAAAGAATTATTCATCCCGGTCGGATACGCCGTTCCATGAGTTCGAACCTGGAATGCATCTTTGATGTTGGAATTACCGTTGCGATAGCCCTGATTATAGCGAATGATCGTATTCACGCCTTTGACATCAATGAAGCTGTCCGCACTATTCTCTCCACTGATGCCCGTACCATTAAAGGTGCAATACTCAATAATCGTTCCACTTGCCCCTTCTTTGATGTCAATATGTTCCGCTGTGATCCCGCCATCAAACACCGTATGGCTGATCACGTTGTCGTACACCAGATGCTCATAATTGGAGCTGGAATCCGATCCGACATAAGCACCTTCCCCATACCCCGGCTGATATTTGCCCGTATCATAGATCGTGGAATACTCTAATCTGTTATACGAACTGCCATCGCGAAAATGAACACCCTCATCACCGATCTGATGTATCTTAAGGCTATGAAGCAGATTATAGTTGCCATGATCAATGACGATCCCCTTTTGTGCTGTATCGATTTCAATGTTGCGGATTTGCCAATAATCTCCGGTTAAATGGATGCCGTAAGACCCGTCATTCACGCTTACCCCTTTCAGCACAGCTGGCTTGTCCGGGTCACAGCTCGTTAGCAGGATCGGTGCAGCTTCAGTGCCATTTTGACCGGAATAGAACAATCCTTGTCCTCCGGGGTCTCCACTTGTCGCCTTTACTCCCGTATAAGTACCTGGAGCAATCGCAATAATATCGCCGGGGATTGCCGTCCGCATTGCATTCTGAATAGCGACGCTGCTGTTCAGCGCGTTACTACAGATCGGAGTCGAGCCGGAATCAGCCAGCGTTCTAACCATCACCGTGCTACTGGGTGCTGAACGGTTACCTGCACTGTCTCTAGCTATAATGTAGTAGCTGTACATCGTATCCGGACCCAACCCGTTATCCAGGAAAAAGACACCCGCTGTCTCCCCTGCCAGACTCCCATTGCGAAATACTTCATACCCCGCAACTCCGCCGTTAGCCTCGGCCGGACTCCAGCTTAATTGGATCTGCGTTCCTGAAGTCGCAATACCAGTGACATTAGTTGGTGCTGTAGGAGGCTGCTCATTACCACCAGGATGAGTGCTGTTGCCGCTAATGACAAGCTCCGGTCCATTCACGCCCTTTTCCCTGCTGTTCAGTGTTGTGTACTTGCCAGCGTTTTCTTGAAGCATGAAGGAGACAATGCCGTCTCCGGCCGCTTCTGCCGCTACATAGTTGGTCACATCTATTTCATAATAGGCTGCTGTCGTATTCATCGGAACACTGCCAGCTAAGCTTCCCTGGACCGGCTTATTGTTCCAGGTGATCGTCGATTCATTCCAGTTATCCGCAGTCTGATAGGCGGATAGAACCGTATTGTATGATGAGCTTCCGTAAATTCTGAGCTTCGCGCTCGTAACATTTGAAATTCCGGAGAGATTAAATTTTATGAAGGCTTGGCGAGAGCTCGCCGTATCATCCTTAACGTACAAAGATGTGGAGGTTCCATAATTGGAGGAGGAGTTGCCTTGATGCACATAAGAGTCACTGATCGGACTTAGTGTCACAGACGAGGCCATTACCATAGTCTCTGTAAAAGATA
The window above is part of the Paenibacillus lutimineralis genome. Proteins encoded here:
- a CDS encoding DUF7594 domain-containing protein, translating into MSSSIRNIKLLFYKLGLCLLALLLGLSFTETMVMASSVTLSPISDSYVHQGNSSSNYGTSTSLYVKDDTASSRQAFIKFNLSGISNVTSAKLRIYGSSSYNTVLSAYQTADNWNESTITWNNKPVQGSLAGSVPMNTTAAYYEIDVTNYVAAEAAGDGIVSFMLQENAGKYTTLNSREKGVNGPELVISGNSTHPGGNEQPPTAPTNVTGIATSGTQIQLSWSPAEANGGVAGYEVFRNGSLAGETAGVFFLDNGLGPDTMYSYYIIARDSAGNRSAPSSTVMVRTLADSGSTPICSNALNSSVAIQNAMRTAIPGDIIAIAPGTYTGVKATSGDPGGQGLFYSGQNGTEAAPILLTSCDPDKPAVLKGVSVNDGSYGIHLTGDYWQIRNIEIDTAQKGIVIDHGNYNLLHSLKIHQIGDEGVHFRDGSSYNRLEYSTIYDTGKYQPGYGEGAYVGSDSSSNYEHLVYDNVISHTVFDGGITAEHIDIKEGASGTIIEYCTFNGTGISGENSADSFIDVKGVNTIIRYNQGYRNGNSNIKDAFQVRTHGTAYPTGMNNSFEHNTINLDDSVGYVVYATSAATGTTAHDDVRIGGGNLYNNNVNK